A stretch of DNA from Staphylococcus equorum:
CGTATGGTGGGCCATCATGCAAAATGTATGATGGATTCCCTTCATTTTTATCTAACACTTTTTGATAAATGTTTTGTGCTTCCCATTCTTCTTGGATCTTAGGTTCTTTATTTGGTAACCCTCCGCGCATTGGGAAATCTGTCTTTGGCATTAATAACGTTTCTTTATAATCCATTTTATACACTCCTTGTTCCGATTTTCATAATAAATTCAATTCATCCGTACAATAAAAAGAACCCTAAGTTCAATTAACAGGGACGATTAATACCGCGTTACCACCCTGATTAACTCAACTTAGAGTTCTCTCATTGTTCATATATTTTTTTAAAATTACAGTGATATAAACATCTTACATATGAAAGGCTCTCACTGTCCCTAACTCGCTTTGATATGCAAAAAGATGTTTACGCGTCTGTTATTTATATTAATTACTATTTTTTATCTGTTTCAGTATTTGTAGCCTGAGCATCTGCTTCTGCAGTACTATCTGCCTCTGCTTTCGCTTTCATCGCTTTTTCTTCTTCAGTCAAATCATTTTCATGTAAATGATTAATATTTTCTTGAGTTACTTGTTCAGAATCAAGATCATAATTTAATAAATAATCCCAATCTTCACTTTTTAGTAAATCAAGTTGAGCCTCAACTAACATGCGAAAACGTGATCTAAATATTTTTGATTGTCGTTTCATGTCTTCAGTTTGGAATGAGAGACGACGTGCTTTTTCAACCGCATCATTAACAATTTTATTAGCCTCACTTTGTGCTTTAGAAACTGTTGCTTCAGCATCTTTAGTTGCAGCTAATTTCGTTTCTTCCCCAGCTTGTTTCGCATGAATTAAAGCATCACTTACAGATTGATGAACATCTTTATATGACTGTATATTTGTATCTTTATCTTCAATGACTTTCTCTAATTGCTTTTTATCTTCTTTTAAACGTTCAATTTCGTTACTTAGTTGTTCTAAATAGCTTTCAACCTCAGTTGGTTCAAAACCAGTTTTTACGCGTGTAAAGTCTTTGTTTTTTATTTCATTTGGTGTAAAAGGCATGCGTTATCCTCCTTCTATAATACACTATTTTAGCACTGCTTTAAATATCTGAAATAGTGATTTATGTCTATATTTTCTATTTTTTTATAATCATTTGTATGCATTCTTATTGATAGAAATCTAATTTAACTTGTTTATACGTTATATAAGTATAACATTATTTGAATAAAGTTTTGTACGAAATTCTTACTTTATCTTTTTTTGTTTTACCACCAATATCAGTAATCATTGCTCTACCATAACCTTGGATTGACAATAAGTCACCACTATCAAGTTGAAAATCTGTAGCGTCGATCATTGTATGATTGACCTTGACACGCTTTTTATCAATTAATTGTTTAGCAATTGTACGGGATTTGCGAATCATTTCTTTTAAGATGACATCTAAACGCAAACCACTCACAGTAGTTTCATATGTTTGCCAATGCTCTTTTGATTGTATCATATCTTTTATAGGAATAGAATTAAGTTTAACTGTAGCACCCTTAATCCTATTTAGTTCTAACATAATATAAGATTCCAATTGTTTTGTCAAAGTAAATTGAATTGAATCATCCACAATAATATCTCCTAATTGCTCTCTTTCTATCCCTAAAGACATAATTGTTCCTAATATATGTTGATGTTGTAGCGTTACAAACTTTTTAGGATAGTCTATTTCAACCAATACAATTTCAAACAGTTCTTCTTCTGGCACAAGATAATCAGGTGCAACAATAGCCCTTTTGCGTTCTGCATATGGCCCACCAAAGAATGTGACTTCTAAATCATCGTAACTACCCACTATAACACTTATAATATATTGTCCACGTGGGTCTAGAAAAGGTGTTAATATAGGCGCATACTGCTCATTCGCACGGTTACACTTATCCATAAGTTGATCTATTAATTCATGTTCTTCTTTTCTAAAATGCTGGTAAATATCGATGTTAATCACTCCACATACAAGAGAAAGCACCTCGCGTCATACAACGTTAGGTGCTTCTCATTTATTTTATACATTAGTTATAAGTAAACTTAAATTCTATTTAACGTAAATTGATTTAAGCTAAATTACTCAAAATTAAATTAAAAATACTTGCTAAACCTTGTCGGAATAAGACAAGTACAATTATTGCTACAATTGATGATATATCGATCATACCAATTGGAGGAATAATTTTACGGAATTGTTCTAAAAATGGTTCATAAATTTTAGCTAAAAATTGACCGAATTTATTTTCTCGTGCATTAGGTATCCATGACATAAAGAAATAAACAATCATTCCGTAATAATAAATTTGAACCAAGAATAAAATAAAACTAAATATACTTCCTAATAAACCTATATCCATTTATTATTACCTCTATTCACCTTGGTATTCCATATTTTCTATGTGATCTGTAATACTACCAGCGACTTCAATATTATCTGGAGTACATAAGAATATATCTGACCCTACGCGTTGAATGTCTCCACCGATTGCATAAACTGTACCGCTTAAAAAGTCGATAATACGTTTAGCAGAAACTTTATCAATACGCTGTAAATTAACTAAAGTTGCACGACGATTTTTGAGTTCGTCTGCGATATCTTGAGTATCTGAAAAAACACGTGGTTCAAATAAACACATTTTAGAACTTTCTTCTGTAAAACCGAATTGATCTTGTTCTTGATTATTCATATTCACAACGTTCCTTGCATTATTTTTTGATGAAGTGTTATTCATTTGATACTTCCTTTCACCTGAGGATTGCTGTAATCTTGATGACTGCTTTTTGGGAACGGATTGTATGGATCTTTGTCGCTCTGTATTTTCATTATTTTTATATTCATTGAAATTCGTTTGAGACTGCGCTTGTTGCTTGTTTTGTTGTCTACCTTGTTCTTCTTCTGGTGCTTCTAATTCGTCATCTTCTTCTTCAACCACGAAAAATCCACTAAATAAATCTTTTAAAGCCACGGGGCTCACTCCTCTTTTCCTACAAGTTTAGTCCCAATTCTCACAAATGACGCACCTTCTTCAGCAGCTAAATGGAAATCATTACTCATTCCCATCGATAACTCAGTGCATGGTGCATAATTTAAATTGAGCGCTTTAATCTCATCTCTTTTATTCTTTAATGATTGAAATAAGCTTTTTATATATGACTCGTCATCAGTTAATGGAGCCATAGTCATAAGACCAACTACTTCTAAATTTTCATATTGTTCCAATGTTTCAATAAAAGTATTCACATCTTTCAACGCAACACCTTGTTTAGATTCTTCACCTGAAACATTTACTTGAACAAAACACTTTATTTTGTGTTCTGCCCTTTTGTTAATTTCTTTTGCTAATTTAAGACGATCTAATGCATGAAAGTAATCAATTTCATTAATCACTTCTTTTACCTTTCTAGTCTGCAATGAACCAATAAAGTGCATTACTATATCGTCAGGTAAAGCTTCTTTTTTTAGTTGAAACCCTTCTAAACGATTCTCACCAAAATGTCTAATCCCCGCATTATAAGCATCATTAGCTCGGTCTATTGTAACATACTTTGTCACTGCAATCACGTTTGGCAACGTTGAAATATTACCTTTTTCGCAGTGTGTTTTTAATTGTTTTTCAATTTGTTCTAAATTATATTGTACGTTCAAATCTCTACACCTCTTCATTATTGACCGATAAATGCTAACATGCGGCCAGTATTCCCTTTCTCTACTCTATATGAGAAAAATAAGGATAAATCGTCAGATGTCGCATAGTTAGTAATATAAATATTGTCTTTAGGAACACCTGCATTTTCAATTAATAAAGCATTTGCGCGTTTTAAATCAATGCCATGTCTGTCATTGTCTCTTGTCTCAATATATTCATTCATGTCTATCGGTAATGATTCAAATTTTGATTTAATATCATCATTAATTTCATAAGTTGTAGATGTTGCAGGTCCAATTACGATATTCAAATCATTTAAATTAAAATTGATATGGCGAATGACTTCATTCACAATTTGACCGACAGTTCCTCTCCAACCAGCATGTGCCAAACCGATGTAATGATGTTTTTCACTATAAAAATATATAGGTACACAGTCCGCGTAACACATTGTAAGCAGAATATCAGATTCATAGGTATATAATGCATCTACACCATGTAGAGCATCCGTTAAAATATCAATATTCGTGCCTTTATCTTTAGCTGTCACCTCTACAACTTTATTTTCATGCGTTTGTATAGGGAATACCCATTGTTCTCTCGGGTATTGAATTACAGCTGCAAGCTCTTCTTGATGTTGTGTAACGTGTTGTGGATTATCATTAATATATCTAGCCATGTTAAAAGCTGATTTAGGATAGGGACTCAAACCTTCTTCTCTTGTTGTTATACCCAATTTTACATTGCTTAAATGGCTATCCTCATATTTCAATATATGATTATCTTTAATAAATTTATCATGCATACTATGACCCTCCATTAATTAAAACTGTAATTCCTCGCTATGACTTCATATAGGAGACCCGCGACAATAATTTATTCTAAAATTTTAGACAGATATATGATTAAGTTATATTCACAAATAGCAATAAAATTCAAAAAAGTCATCAGATCTTTGGACCTGATGACATCATTGTATTTATTATTGACTACTTTAAGCTTTAAGCCTTATGTATACAAGGCGAGCTAGTTCGAAAATTAACGTCTAGTTCTTCTTGAACGTCTTTCTTCTCTATTTCTGATAAAGCTTGGAATGTCATCTTCATTTGTAGTATGACTTCTGCCTTCACTAGCACTTTCTGATGGTTGAGAAGTATTTGCTGTATTTGATGCAAATGAATCTTCTTTTGAACTGTTACTACTTGTTGCGCTTGTACCGAAACCAGTATTTGAAGCTTTACGTGCTTGTGATGAAGGTTTATCTTCAAATCCAGTAGCGATAACTGTAACTACAATTTCGTCTTGTAATTCTGGATTAATTACAGTACCGAAGATCATATTTACATCTTCATCTGCTGCATCTTGTACGATGTCAGCTGATTCTTGTGCTTCGAAAAGTGATAGTGACTCTCCACCAGTGATATTCATAAGTACACCCTGTGCACCAACGATTGAAGTTTCTAATAATGGTGACGAAATCGCCTTTTTAGCTGCTTCTACTGCGCGGTTTTCGCCAGAAGAAACACCAATTCCCATTAATGCTGAACCTTGGTTAGACATGATTGTTTTCACATCTGCAAAGTCAAGGTTTACTTCACCTGATACTGCGATTAAATCAGAAATACCTTGAACACCTTGACGTAATACGTTGTCGGCTTCTTTAAATGCTTCCATCATAGGTGTTGATTTATCAACGATATCTAATAATCTGTCATTAGGAATAACGATTAATGTATCTACAGCTGCTTTCATTGATTCTACACCAGCTGCTGCTTGTGTTTGACGCTTACGACCTTCAAAACCAAATGGACGTGTAACGACACCTACTGTTAATGCTCCCATTTCTTTAGCAATTTTTGCTACGACTGGAGCAGCACCAGTACCAGTACCGCCACCCATACCAGCAGTTACGAATACCATATCTGCGCCTTGGATAGCATCTTCAATCTGTTCACGAGACTCTTCTGCAGCTTTTTTACCAATGTCCGGGTTAGCTCCAGCGCCTAAACCACGTGTTAATTTTTCACCAATTTGGATTTTAGCTTCAGCTTTAGACAGGTTTAAAGCTTGTCCATCCGTATTGATTGAAATAAATTCAACATTATTCATACCATGGTCAATCATACGGTTTACAGCGTTGTTACCGCCGCCCCCTACACCGATGACTTTCAACGTCGCTAAATGATTAAATCCTTGTTCAAATTCTAACATTTATATTTCCTCCTAGTTTTAATGGCCAATCAATCGAATAGAGATTTCATAAGTTTTTTGAATTTACCTTCTTCTTTGTCCTGAGGTTTACGTTCTTCATCTTGGTTGACGTCTACTTTTTCGTCGTATTCCTCAGGTGCTTCTGGTTCTTCCATTTCAGAAGCTGACGTTTGTGGCTCTTCTTGTTTGTTTGATTTTTTCTTGAACCAGTCAAATCCGCTTGATTTTGTGCTATGTTCTCTTTCATCAGATTCGATGACTTCTTCTTCGAATTCTTCACTGTCATGATTACTAATTGTAACATAATCTAGCAATTCGTCGAAAGTAATGCTACTAGAAATTGTTGAAATTGCTGAAGAAAATTCAGGTTTTCTAATGCCCATTTGTGACGGTGTATGAATTCTTACTTTTTCACTTACCATATCTTGTAGTAATTCTTTAACACCTAATAGGTTTGCCGAACCACCAGTAACAACGAAACCGCCGTTAACTTTAGTAAGTCCTAGCTCTTGTAATATATCAAAAACATTAAAGAAGATATCTTCAACACGTGCTTCAATAATATCTGCTAAATCTTTTTGAGTAAATTGAGCTTCTTCTTCACTATCCACTTGGTCTACACTAAATACGTCATGATCAGAAGCAGATTCAAAGAAAGCGTGACCATATTGATGTTTAATCTTTTCTGCTGTTTCATAAGATGTGTTTAAGCCTTGCGAAATATCTTCTGTGATATCTCGACCAGCCATCTCAATTGCCTCAGCATCAACAAGCTCGCCACGTTCATAAAATGCAAGTTGTGTAATATCTTCACCGATATCGATGATACATGTACCTAGCTCTTTTTCAGTAGCTGATAGCACTGAACCATAGTTATACGCATCTGAATACACATCTAATACATCTACGCCACAAGATTCAACACATTTAATCATATTGATTAAAATTGATTTTTGAATTGCAATAACACCAGCTTCTACTTTCAAACCATGTCTAGCAATTAATTCTTTTGGATCTGAAACTTCATTTTCCCCATCAACAATAAATTTAATCGGGAATGCATTTATAATTTCAGTTTCTGGCACATCATTTTTTTCACGAATACCTTCAAGCACACTTTCAATATGTGTACCATTCAATTCTGTATCTTCATAAAATTCTATTTCATTTACTTCATCAAATACTTCAGTTCCGACTATTGGAAGTTTTAAAAACACTTCTTTAATATCTACACCTGAAGCAATAGAGGCTTTTTTGATTGTATCTTTTACCGCTTGTTTAGCGATATCGAAATCATCAATAAGACCATTTTTAATCCCACTTGTGTAGGTCTGTCCTGTACCTATCACATTTATACCATTGTGAAATTTTTCGCCCACTATCGTTTTAACGCTTGATGAACCAATATCTATACTTACATAATAATGCTCTTCCATAGATAGGCACCTCCTGACAATAACTTATTCAAGTTCACACTATTAACAGTTTACAATACGTTTTGATGCTTGTGAACTATAAACACATGTATTTGTCGAAATTTTTTAATTATTTTTATCTGATTCTTTATTTATTTTGTTTAATGCACTTTGTAACTCATCTTTTGCTGCATCTGTTTCTGTTGTTTGTTCGTCTACATTTTTGTCACTTGCTGATTTTGTTTCATTACCACCACTATAAGGAATAAATGATGCACCTACTGATAAATCAATATATCCTGACTTTTTCAATTCGCCTGATTCATCACGTTCTAGCGATTGAGACATTTGCGGATAATATTTCATTTTATTAGCAATCGTATTGAGATTACCAAGAATTTGAATATCATCAGATGTGAATAATTTGATTTGATTTTGTAAATTTTCTTGAGGATCATATTTAATTTCTGCAATCATACCTCTTACATTTGCTGGCATTTTTGCAAGTTCATTAATAATTTTTTCTTTCTCCTCTTTTTCAAATCCTTCTAAAATGGGTCCATCATCCGTTGCATTACCATCATAGTTTTTCAATTCTGTACCATTTTCTAGAATAGGCACGTAATTATCTTTCTTTTTCGTCATTCCAACAATTTGATTTTCAGAGATCTCAACCGTTAATTTATTAGGCATTTGTTTCGTGATTTTCGCGCTTTTTATCAATTTGTTTTCTTTTAATTTATCCGTCGCTTTTGAAGTGCTATATGTGTACATTCTAGAGTTGTCTTTAACATCAATTGCTTTATTGATTGCACTTTTGGAAACATTATCATTGCCTTTTATTTCCACACTACTTATCTTACTTAAAGGCGTGAACATATATATAAGAATCAAAATGATAATAAATAACAATACACCAAATACTGAATATTGAATTTGCTTTTGTCGTTTTCGACGTTTTGCTCGTTTTTCTTTTAAGTATTCAGAGTCAAATTCACTTACTTTATTAGTCATTCATTTTCACACCCTTTAAAAAGAAGGTAAGTGCGCTTGGAAACTTTTTATAAATTTATTTCCACGCTCTTCAAAAGTATTGTATTGATCCCAACTTGCACAGGCTGGAGATAAAAGTACAACGTCATTTGGCTCTATAGCGTCTTGTATTTTATCGACTGCGTCTTGTACATCAGTCGCTGTTATTACGTATTTGCCCTGACTTTCACCTAGTTTCACAAATTTACTTTGTGTTTCTCCAAATGCGACCATCACCTTGACGTTTTTCATATAAGGAATAAGTTCATCAAAATCGTTACCACGATCTAAACCACCACACAACCAAATAATTGATTGATCAAATGAATTTAGTGCAAATTGTGTTGCAAGTGTATTGGTTGCTTTTGAATCATTGTAATATTTATTCGTTTTATTTGAACCCACATATTGTAATCTATGTTCAATACCAGAAAATGTAGTAAGACTATCGATGATTGCTCTTACTGATATACCAGCTAAAAGTGCAGCTAACGTCGCTGCAAGTATATTTTCTAAATTATGTTCACCTGGTAATACTAAATCGTCTTTATGAATAATTCTAAATCCTTGAAACACAATAAAACCATCTTTTACATAAATACCATCAACTTCTTGTTGTGTAGAAAAATAATAGGTTTTGGCACTTAATGATTCCGATTCAATTAAATGACGTTGGTGATAATTACAAATTAAATAATCGTCCTCTGTTTGATTTTTATAAATTTCTTTTTTAGCATTTTGATAGTTCTCTAACGATTCATGGTAATCAAGATGTGCCGAATATATATTTGTAATAATAGCAATATGCGGCTTGTATCGATCTATACCAAGTAGTTGGAATGAAGATAGTTCCGTAACTAAATAATCATTTGCTGTAACCTCTTGAGCTACTTTAGATGCAACATATCCAATATTCCCTGATACTTTACCTGTTACTCTGCTTTTTTGAAACATATCTCCAATTAATGACGTTACTGTAGTTTTACCATTGGTACCTGTGACACCAATAATAGGTGCTTCTGATATCAAATAACTCAATTCAACTTCTGTTAAGATTTTCAAGCCTTTTTCTACTGCTGCTTCAAGTAAAGGTACAGTGTAGGGTATTCCAGGATTTTTAACTATAATAGGATTACTATCAAGTAAAGACAATGGATGTTCTCCACCAATGACTTTAACCCCTCTATTTTCTAAATCTTTGGCATGTGAATCTTGGCTTAAATCTTTGCCATCATTAACTATGACATTCGCGCCCAACTTACTTAACAACTTCGCTGCTTCATAACCACTTTTCGCTAATCCAATTACTAATACATTTTTATTTTCTAATCCTGTATATTTCAGCAATTTAATTCACTCCAATCCATAGGCCAATTAGTCCTGAAATCAAACCTACTGTCCAAAATACCGTCACAACTTTCTTCTCATTCCAACCAACTAATT
This window harbors:
- the ftsA gene encoding cell division protein FtsA produces the protein MEEHYYVSIDIGSSSVKTIVGEKFHNGINVIGTGQTYTSGIKNGLIDDFDIAKQAVKDTIKKASIASGVDIKEVFLKLPIVGTEVFDEVNEIEFYEDTELNGTHIESVLEGIREKNDVPETEIINAFPIKFIVDGENEVSDPKELIARHGLKVEAGVIAIQKSILINMIKCVESCGVDVLDVYSDAYNYGSVLSATEKELGTCIIDIGEDITQLAFYERGELVDAEAIEMAGRDITEDISQGLNTSYETAEKIKHQYGHAFFESASDHDVFSVDQVDSEEEAQFTQKDLADIIEARVEDIFFNVFDILQELGLTKVNGGFVVTGGSANLLGVKELLQDMVSEKVRIHTPSQMGIRKPEFSSAISTISSSITFDELLDYVTISNHDSEEFEEEVIESDEREHSTKSSGFDWFKKKSNKQEEPQTSASEMEEPEAPEEYDEKVDVNQDEERKPQDKEEGKFKKLMKSLFD
- a CDS encoding YggT family protein, which codes for MDIGLLGSIFSFILFLVQIYYYGMIVYFFMSWIPNARENKFGQFLAKIYEPFLEQFRKIIPPIGMIDISSIVAIIVLVLFRQGLASIFNLILSNLA
- the ftsZ gene encoding cell division protein FtsZ, encoding MLEFEQGFNHLATLKVIGVGGGGNNAVNRMIDHGMNNVEFISINTDGQALNLSKAEAKIQIGEKLTRGLGAGANPDIGKKAAEESREQIEDAIQGADMVFVTAGMGGGTGTGAAPVVAKIAKEMGALTVGVVTRPFGFEGRKRQTQAAAGVESMKAAVDTLIVIPNDRLLDIVDKSTPMMEAFKEADNVLRQGVQGISDLIAVSGEVNLDFADVKTIMSNQGSALMGIGVSSGENRAVEAAKKAISSPLLETSIVGAQGVLMNITGGESLSLFEAQESADIVQDAADEDVNMIFGTVINPELQDEIVVTVIATGFEDKPSSQARKASNTGFGTSATSSNSSKEDSFASNTANTSQPSESASEGRSHTTNEDDIPSFIRNREERRSRRTRR
- a CDS encoding RNA-binding protein, translating into MINIDIYQHFRKEEHELIDQLMDKCNRANEQYAPILTPFLDPRGQYIISVIVGSYDDLEVTFFGGPYAERKRAIVAPDYLVPEEELFEIVLVEIDYPKKFVTLQHQHILGTIMSLGIEREQLGDIIVDDSIQFTLTKQLESYIMLELNRIKGATVKLNSIPIKDMIQSKEHWQTYETTVSGLRLDVILKEMIRKSRTIAKQLIDKKRVKVNHTMIDATDFQLDSGDLLSIQGYGRAMITDIGGKTKKDKVRISYKTLFK
- the pgeF gene encoding peptidoglycan editing factor PgeF; translation: MHDKFIKDNHILKYEDSHLSNVKLGITTREEGLSPYPKSAFNMARYINDNPQHVTQHQEELAAVIQYPREQWVFPIQTHENKVVEVTAKDKGTNIDILTDALHGVDALYTYESDILLTMCYADCVPIYFYSEKHHYIGLAHAGWRGTVGQIVNEVIRHINFNLNDLNIVIGPATSTTYEINDDIKSKFESLPIDMNEYIETRDNDRHGIDLKRANALLIENAGVPKDNIYITNYATSDDLSLFFSYRVEKGNTGRMLAFIGQ
- a CDS encoding YggS family pyridoxal phosphate-dependent enzyme encodes the protein MNVQYNLEQIEKQLKTHCEKGNISTLPNVIAVTKYVTIDRANDAYNAGIRHFGENRLEGFQLKKEALPDDIVMHFIGSLQTRKVKEVINEIDYFHALDRLKLAKEINKRAEHKIKCFVQVNVSGEESKQGVALKDVNTFIETLEQYENLEVVGLMTMAPLTDDESYIKSLFQSLKNKRDEIKALNLNYAPCTELSMGMSNDFHLAAEEGASFVRIGTKLVGKEE
- the murD gene encoding UDP-N-acetylmuramoyl-L-alanine--D-glutamate ligase, with product MLKYTGLENKNVLVIGLAKSGYEAAKLLSKLGANVIVNDGKDLSQDSHAKDLENRGVKVIGGEHPLSLLDSNPIIVKNPGIPYTVPLLEAAVEKGLKILTEVELSYLISEAPIIGVTGTNGKTTVTSLIGDMFQKSRVTGKVSGNIGYVASKVAQEVTANDYLVTELSSFQLLGIDRYKPHIAIITNIYSAHLDYHESLENYQNAKKEIYKNQTEDDYLICNYHQRHLIESESLSAKTYYFSTQQEVDGIYVKDGFIVFQGFRIIHKDDLVLPGEHNLENILAATLAALLAGISVRAIIDSLTTFSGIEHRLQYVGSNKTNKYYNDSKATNTLATQFALNSFDQSIIWLCGGLDRGNDFDELIPYMKNVKVMVAFGETQSKFVKLGESQGKYVITATDVQDAVDKIQDAIEPNDVVLLSPACASWDQYNTFEERGNKFIKSFQAHLPSF
- a CDS encoding DivIVA domain-containing protein, which translates into the protein MPFTPNEIKNKDFTRVKTGFEPTEVESYLEQLSNEIERLKEDKKQLEKVIEDKDTNIQSYKDVHQSVSDALIHAKQAGEETKLAATKDAEATVSKAQSEANKIVNDAVEKARRLSFQTEDMKRQSKIFRSRFRMLVEAQLDLLKSEDWDYLLNYDLDSEQVTQENINHLHENDLTEEEKAMKAKAEADSTAEADAQATNTETDKK
- a CDS encoding cell division protein FtsQ/DivIB, with the protein product MTNKVSEFDSEYLKEKRAKRRKRQKQIQYSVFGVLLFIIILILIYMFTPLSKISSVEIKGNDNVSKSAINKAIDVKDNSRMYTYSTSKATDKLKENKLIKSAKITKQMPNKLTVEISENQIVGMTKKKDNYVPILENGTELKNYDGNATDDGPILEGFEKEEKEKIINELAKMPANVRGMIAEIKYDPQENLQNQIKLFTSDDIQILGNLNTIANKMKYYPQMSQSLERDESGELKKSGYIDLSVGASFIPYSGGNETKSASDKNVDEQTTETDAAKDELQSALNKINKESDKNN
- a CDS encoding cell division protein SepF, which encodes MALKDLFSGFFVVEEEDDELEAPEEEQGRQQNKQQAQSQTNFNEYKNNENTERQRSIQSVPKKQSSRLQQSSGERKYQMNNTSSKNNARNVVNMNNQEQDQFGFTEESSKMCLFEPRVFSDTQDIADELKNRRATLVNLQRIDKVSAKRIIDFLSGTVYAIGGDIQRVGSDIFLCTPDNIEVAGSITDHIENMEYQGE